Proteins encoded within one genomic window of Prosthecobacter fusiformis:
- a CDS encoding RHS repeat-associated core domain-containing protein, giving the protein MIASLLLTPVNGVPVLSYEVENGGNIETRQYEDWNGNQAYDVGEHSWVYSTLDYDSDGLVNEREILWGTDPLKRDTDEDGLTDGQEVDLLKGPSNGFNPLLWDTDSDGYSDFDECYYCYSVNYLAGGGYSYYDYDDDGMPNPVDSDPFNPQVSTHSNNPELFWRDENGNGINDNSEGHNYDYDGDGWGNDWDTHPEDYYLYKDWDWDGTNDEYLSDMDGDGVPDYNDPRPQDATPWRDWNYDGFNDTENPDCDGDGYRNDVESDPSNNLLWDDWNRDGRSDSLHDSDGDGRVDSVDTHDNDPTLWSDRNNDGYNDEQQDSDGDGFVDSVDTHDYNPALWSDRNNDGYNDDQDFDGDGVINSNDSHITNPALWSDRNNDGYNDDQDFDGDGVINSNDSHITNPALWSDGDNDGLNTQHEWQLGTNPSKSDSDTDGLLDGEEVAHGTNPNKKDSDDDGLTDHEELIVYSELVVNGKRLDPNDANSVNDTYVDFWMVSSQDTDNDGIPDLIEQSYLGKMNPNNPLDGQGDLDADGFTNLEEYQNGFRFDGNLQIHDMDRDGITDTEEEYWSSIQPGIMFKFWFDDSVQDPDNDGVLNFEEVRYKLDPTNATTHVGITDLEWININCGKNWQMPLLPGDADGDGLPDLWEHRYFLDIRDPATPAENPDGDSLSNLQEYQSSRHPLIRDFGGAVSPPTETPDPLGSSTNQVYDQAYLSSPGNWSVSRSFNVVEAGIAGGDDSLTPRIQTYKIETVDDFPDTEGSTGWITHSDLSHDIYVKADGPQSNACEPTSDIGSHSSGDTCACQHGTENRFRAYVIEPSLESYTFIGLTLSEWNIKWLNGDITYEDIESIRSHHPNVPPWDFHPGHGGFREWETNGPCSVGDNEQKNSWAYMRLVLPQNLPDNAERISVDVEVEKKSEDGAYTRYNYTMEIRPGERYSLFHAGGEAPINGHIKITYKSSGGPPAAPVPQSIADAAGTRYRKFGLNGAPIPDSKPQVQEENGENPEETHIDPFLCQLRHSTSDVYVEAPGLLIPLAVRRSLTSDVWNNRSGLRPEERPYEPFGPGWTSNICSYVCFEDGNKAEVHDEDGSVSTYYRLNTSGGMGGQWYHDRQEHRDVKTRLNSFNATLTSPVNYSGNAANLANFGNIQLNKKFGTKCYYEMVYSTYLHQVLRQDRKDINQPVKSFTYARLSRVEDRAGNQLIYQYDLPGSLIPSKIYDPKRDGHQIWIQQHNGRVVKVRDPNGNDIDYSYQPLNGSSSSITVNGDSPIPYTGYQRSPATVLTKVSKGNGTSEVGYAYRMQLDKEQGTSGTTYHTHLELTALENENHQVYTFGHQLNRSMHSWDGTSTRLSYGLPMRLSTVALPQGLGQLTLETNRSIVPNGGNFAAAAADFYTIIGRQGNPSQSYRYIFRDAEFLEPTGDPQATTSPHAVTYAFKKMDIVAPSANIGDADESKRKETYEFSPINSMALSAVTDRNGRRTEFVYGTGGYDDPIKEINPTSTVSQGKLEKTFDYSAQRLLQTMVDADGVTTNYTFNNLGLRISETVAGPVGVTGGYYKTTEYDTSYYWPPGMVKQEKLDALAVMRGAPLNLSTTIFPPILTTYSTNRYTSVSSSQSLNGQAAVTKTVTDFSGNKRSVTDARGMTTTFDYDSQNRLTQVNYPDGTFKILIYDPCGNLIRERNEEGVFSFYTYDALNRRTSSTIDLNRNGLPNSRYTTVTYDGNGQVVYNGDIVTEVLEYNSLNQAVLEVDARGIHTRRTYDVLGRLLTVSVNHGSGNAQTTSYTYQGSIATNGVAEAGGSVFDVSGYKPVSMTDAMGNVTTYTYDDLYRCIKTTRPDGNVLHTTYDRKGRVTSQSSAALPTWSPGTTGYDTAPTNAEALKFYSKRLKQKSATDTVFITQFFYDALGQVTKTVLPDLNGAWPNLKTEETLYTPHGEVWKQTDKAGVVKRFEYNTAGLLYRSHLDNPSATTATTSIIYDLAGNAVQHSDALSRTTLTHYDKRNRVVKVVSPKVLHYGSGTAESEVSETTYDAMGRVAVVTNPLGYSSRNLYDAAGRVIYKEDAKGNLTRFSYDAGGNVLTVRDARGNITTNSYDHFNQLILTTDAENQQTKFAYDWSGRKILQIDGRAPVGWNADMAYAWVNNYTALSPGVYNMPATSPYSAAFFYDSLGRSVAQNFANTDIVSSTYVLDRKTKDTNARGKATTYTYDMAGRITKKSAPHLATGTSTITSTLTYNLNKGYLTKVVDLTPPASSSYQAETVEYQYDAIGRIIGEESYGRQHTYEYDLVGNRLRSLLASYGATPRIVTTTYDALNRPKTIIDDVQTSSNADDRHTTYEYDRAGRAVKMVSANNQVTLNEYDENGRLIHRWLYQHVTNLTSSGQLAEFNWSYDEVGNVVSQAETWNASGTTPAYTRTTVMTYDNVSRLKTETATDSRYATATTHYQYDGASNRISKEVVVGSAGAIPPGVESGYWAYTYNASNQLTQTRKWADINSTSGTPQEGSTYTYDADGNRTSRVMDGTATLLSRTTKYIWDSWNRLDNVDIPQGLNLTGRKVYQYEYDYRMRRRSVLQSGGGLPTLRTAIVFSGGLSVAEFVRAANSDLTNTSIPAVEYMRGPDMGGGVGGLLGTSRNPPNGNLYKLPTVNEPKKVRYNLSNGRGDIVAQSDGGGILTWSASYEAYGKRPAEAGTNADKQRANSKDEDPTGLLNEGFRYRDIETGVWLSRDPAGFVDGPNLYAYVKQNPWTGWDPDGLATVSELQDKIADVRKAQANARPSKVEGKKLGGGYEQQIRKLEARIAKIEATAKNVNQYFDAIDAVRDIRGDEGRIPFRINAAALDDTDAAHKVFFDTSNAWSGFKINGALTLGPSALMAAAKTPGVLMSRAGIPATSGRGISKHGGIFSSTTNEAGGEIWTSVGRISQNDVAPLVNGGLYKGGGQVDILSGAHGLPSGGFTVDGSMFMDDIARFGNIPGVSVHNFPQLAPQQINNLLKSPNTTIGGFCDSEAVLSPFLK; this is encoded by the coding sequence TTGATTGCCTCTCTATTATTGACGCCTGTCAATGGGGTGCCGGTTTTATCATATGAAGTGGAAAACGGGGGAAATATTGAAACACGTCAATATGAGGATTGGAATGGTAACCAAGCATATGATGTTGGTGAGCATTCGTGGGTTTATAGCACACTGGATTACGATAGTGATGGACTTGTTAATGAACGCGAGATTTTATGGGGTACAGACCCCCTGAAGCGCGATACTGACGAAGATGGTTTAACTGATGGCCAAGAGGTGGATTTGCTGAAAGGTCCTTCCAATGGATTTAATCCCTTGTTATGGGATACAGACAGCGATGGCTATAGCGATTTTGATGAATGTTATTATTGTTACAGTGTCAATTATTTGGCTGGAGGTGGATATAGTTACTACGACTATGACGACGATGGTATGCCTAATCCTGTAGATTCGGATCCCTTTAATCCACAAGTGTCAACTCATTCTAATAACCCAGAGTTATTTTGGCGTGACGAAAACGGAAATGGTATTAATGATAATTCCGAAGGACATAATTATGACTATGACGGGGATGGTTGGGGGAATGATTGGGATACGCATCCAGAAGATTACTATCTATACAAGGACTGGGACTGGGATGGCACGAATGATGAATATCTTAGTGATATGGATGGAGATGGTGTTCCCGATTACAACGATCCCCGTCCCCAGGATGCTACACCATGGCGTGATTGGAATTATGATGGGTTTAATGATACAGAGAATCCAGATTGCGACGGCGACGGGTACCGCAATGATGTAGAATCTGATCCATCTAATAATTTATTATGGGATGATTGGAACAGAGATGGGCGAAGCGACTCTTTGCATGACTCAGACGGGGACGGGCGAGTTGACTCAGTAGATACCCACGACAACGATCCGACGCTTTGGAGTGACCGGAATAATGATGGTTATAATGACGAGCAACAGGATTCTGATGGAGACGGTTTCGTTGATTCTGTAGACACACATGACTACAATCCTGCTTTATGGTCGGACCGTAACAATGACGGCTATAACGATGATCAGGATTTCGACGGTGATGGTGTCATAAACTCAAATGACTCCCACATTACGAATCCTGCTTTATGGTCCGACCGCAACAATGACGGCTATAACGATGATCAGGATTTCGACGGCGATGGTGTCATAAACTCAAATGACTCCCACATTACGAATCCTGCTTTATGGTCTGATGGTGATAATGACGGTCTGAATACTCAGCATGAATGGCAGCTGGGCACTAATCCAAGCAAATCAGACAGCGATACTGATGGCCTCTTGGACGGGGAAGAGGTGGCTCATGGAACCAATCCTAATAAGAAGGATTCAGACGACGATGGTCTCACTGATCATGAGGAACTCATCGTTTATAGTGAACTCGTGGTGAATGGCAAGCGCCTAGATCCAAATGACGCCAATTCAGTCAATGATACTTACGTGGATTTTTGGATGGTGTCTTCGCAGGATACCGATAATGATGGAATTCCAGATTTAATCGAACAATCTTATCTGGGAAAAATGAATCCTAATAATCCCCTGGACGGCCAGGGTGATTTAGATGCGGATGGATTTACTAATTTGGAAGAGTATCAGAATGGGTTCCGATTTGACGGCAATCTTCAAATCCATGATATGGATCGTGATGGTATAACTGACACTGAGGAGGAATACTGGAGCAGTATTCAGCCGGGCATCATGTTTAAGTTCTGGTTTGATGACTCGGTTCAAGACCCAGATAACGACGGAGTTCTCAATTTCGAAGAAGTCCGATATAAGCTTGATCCTACAAACGCAACCACTCATGTTGGCATTACAGATCTGGAGTGGATCAATATAAATTGTGGCAAAAACTGGCAAATGCCGTTGCTGCCGGGGGATGCCGATGGTGATGGATTACCAGATCTTTGGGAGCATCGCTATTTTCTGGATATTCGCGATCCTGCCACCCCTGCCGAAAACCCTGATGGAGACAGCCTCTCCAATCTACAAGAATATCAAAGTTCACGGCATCCTCTAATCCGCGACTTTGGAGGAGCGGTGTCACCCCCCACTGAAACGCCTGATCCTCTGGGATCCTCCACCAACCAAGTCTATGACCAGGCTTACCTCTCATCGCCTGGTAACTGGTCGGTATCTAGATCGTTCAATGTGGTAGAGGCAGGGATTGCGGGGGGGGACGACTCTCTTACTCCCCGAATCCAGACTTACAAAATAGAAACAGTTGATGATTTTCCAGATACTGAAGGTTCTACAGGGTGGATCACGCACTCAGATTTGAGTCATGACATCTATGTTAAAGCCGATGGGCCCCAATCTAATGCATGTGAACCAACCTCCGATATTGGTAGTCATAGTTCCGGGGATACTTGTGCATGTCAGCACGGTACAGAAAATAGATTCAGGGCCTATGTCATTGAACCTTCATTGGAATCTTATACTTTTATCGGATTGACTCTCAGTGAGTGGAATATCAAGTGGCTGAACGGTGATATTACTTATGAAGACATAGAATCAATTAGGAGTCATCATCCGAATGTGCCACCGTGGGATTTTCATCCAGGCCATGGAGGGTTCAGAGAATGGGAAACCAATGGACCTTGCTCAGTCGGTGATAATGAGCAGAAAAACAGTTGGGCTTATATGAGACTGGTTCTTCCGCAAAATTTGCCTGATAATGCAGAACGAATTTCTGTTGATGTGGAGGTGGAAAAAAAGTCCGAAGATGGAGCTTACACTCGTTATAATTACACAATGGAGATTAGACCGGGTGAACGCTATTCATTATTTCACGCAGGTGGCGAAGCTCCTATTAATGGTCACATCAAGATAACGTATAAATCTTCAGGAGGCCCTCCCGCTGCGCCTGTTCCGCAATCCATTGCTGATGCAGCCGGGACCCGGTATCGAAAGTTTGGCCTCAATGGTGCACCTATTCCGGATTCCAAACCCCAGGTGCAAGAAGAAAACGGGGAGAATCCCGAAGAGACGCATATCGATCCTTTCCTGTGCCAGTTACGGCACTCTACCAGTGATGTTTATGTTGAAGCGCCGGGGTTACTAATTCCTCTCGCTGTACGGCGCAGTCTAACCTCCGATGTTTGGAATAATCGCTCAGGTCTTCGCCCGGAAGAACGTCCGTATGAACCCTTTGGGCCGGGATGGACTAGCAACATCTGTTCTTATGTGTGCTTTGAAGATGGAAACAAGGCAGAAGTTCATGATGAAGACGGATCCGTCAGCACTTATTATCGTTTGAACACATCCGGCGGCATGGGAGGACAATGGTATCACGATAGGCAAGAACACAGGGACGTCAAAACCCGGCTTAACAGCTTTAACGCTACGCTAACTTCACCTGTAAATTACAGCGGAAACGCTGCCAATCTGGCGAACTTTGGTAATATCCAGCTTAATAAAAAGTTTGGAACAAAATGCTATTATGAAATGGTTTACTCCACTTACTTGCATCAAGTTTTGAGGCAGGACCGCAAAGACATTAACCAACCTGTCAAATCATTCACATATGCACGTTTATCCAGGGTAGAGGACCGTGCGGGTAATCAGCTCATATATCAATACGACCTTCCTGGCAGCTTAATACCGAGCAAGATTTATGATCCAAAGCGTGACGGGCACCAAATCTGGATTCAGCAGCATAATGGTAGGGTGGTGAAAGTCCGCGATCCCAACGGAAATGACATTGACTATTCCTATCAGCCACTCAACGGCTCAAGCTCCAGTATCACTGTAAACGGGGACAGCCCAATCCCCTACACAGGCTATCAGCGTTCACCAGCAACTGTTCTGACCAAGGTATCCAAAGGAAATGGCACATCCGAAGTAGGCTATGCCTATCGAATGCAACTGGACAAGGAGCAGGGCACTTCTGGTACCACATATCATACCCACTTAGAACTCACTGCCCTTGAGAATGAAAATCACCAGGTTTATACATTTGGTCATCAACTAAACCGGAGTATGCACTCCTGGGATGGGACTAGCACCCGCCTGTCCTATGGGTTGCCCATGCGTTTAAGCACGGTGGCTCTACCTCAAGGACTGGGCCAACTGACATTGGAAACCAACCGTTCGATTGTACCTAATGGCGGCAACTTCGCTGCTGCTGCGGCTGACTTCTATACGATCATAGGTCGGCAAGGGAATCCTTCGCAGAGCTATAGATATATCTTCAGAGATGCGGAATTTCTTGAGCCAACTGGTGATCCTCAAGCCACAACTAGTCCTCATGCAGTTACATACGCATTCAAGAAAATGGATATTGTCGCTCCTTCCGCGAATATCGGTGATGCAGATGAGTCCAAGAGGAAGGAGACCTATGAATTTTCTCCTATTAACTCTATGGCATTGAGTGCTGTGACAGATCGCAATGGCCGCCGAACCGAATTTGTCTATGGAACAGGTGGATACGATGATCCAATCAAAGAGATCAATCCAACGAGCACCGTCAGCCAGGGCAAATTGGAAAAGACTTTTGATTATTCCGCCCAGCGCCTTTTACAAACAATGGTTGATGCAGATGGTGTCACCACTAACTATACCTTTAACAACCTTGGCCTAAGAATTTCGGAAACCGTTGCTGGTCCTGTGGGTGTGACAGGTGGGTATTACAAAACAACGGAATATGACACATCCTATTATTGGCCTCCTGGGATGGTGAAGCAGGAAAAATTGGATGCTCTCGCAGTGATGCGTGGTGCGCCCTTAAACCTGTCCACGACCATTTTCCCCCCTATCCTCACCACATACTCCACGAATCGATATACTTCTGTTTCGTCGAGTCAGAGCTTGAATGGGCAGGCGGCAGTCACAAAAACTGTTACTGACTTCTCTGGTAATAAACGCTCGGTTACGGATGCACGCGGTATGACCACCACTTTTGACTATGATAGTCAAAATCGGCTGACTCAAGTCAACTATCCAGATGGCACCTTCAAGATCCTGATTTACGATCCTTGTGGGAATTTGATACGTGAGAGAAACGAGGAGGGAGTCTTTTCCTTTTATACATACGACGCACTCAACCGCCGAACCTCTTCGACTATCGACCTTAACCGTAACGGGCTGCCTAACAGCCGTTATACGACAGTGACCTATGACGGAAACGGACAGGTGGTCTATAACGGGGATATTGTGACCGAAGTCCTCGAATATAACAGCTTGAATCAGGCGGTTCTAGAGGTAGATGCGCGTGGTATTCATACACGCCGCACTTATGACGTCTTGGGTCGCTTACTGACCGTGAGCGTTAATCATGGCAGTGGCAACGCACAGACAACGAGCTACACTTATCAAGGTTCTATTGCTACGAATGGAGTGGCGGAGGCTGGGGGTTCGGTCTTTGATGTTTCTGGCTACAAGCCGGTTTCGATGACTGACGCGATGGGCAATGTCACCACTTATACCTATGACGACCTTTACCGCTGCATCAAAACTACCCGCCCTGACGGCAACGTCCTGCACACGACCTATGACCGGAAGGGGCGTGTTACTTCCCAGTCTTCTGCGGCTTTGCCAACTTGGTCCCCTGGGACAACTGGATACGACACAGCCCCCACCAATGCAGAAGCACTGAAGTTTTATTCTAAACGCTTAAAACAGAAGAGTGCTACAGACACGGTCTTTATCACTCAGTTTTTCTATGATGCACTGGGTCAGGTAACGAAAACGGTTCTGCCGGATTTGAATGGGGCCTGGCCCAATCTTAAAACAGAGGAAACCCTCTACACACCTCACGGTGAAGTTTGGAAGCAGACTGACAAGGCGGGAGTTGTGAAGCGGTTCGAGTATAATACAGCCGGGTTGTTATACAGATCCCATCTCGATAATCCAAGCGCCACCACAGCGACAACTTCTATCATTTACGACCTAGCAGGAAATGCAGTTCAACACAGCGATGCTCTGAGCCGAACCACGTTGACTCATTATGACAAACGAAACCGAGTTGTAAAAGTAGTTAGCCCCAAAGTCCTTCATTATGGAAGTGGAACTGCAGAGTCGGAAGTTAGTGAGACAACTTATGACGCCATGGGGCGTGTTGCTGTGGTCACCAATCCCCTGGGCTACAGTTCGCGCAATTTATATGACGCTGCCGGCAGGGTTATTTACAAAGAAGACGCAAAAGGAAACCTAACTCGATTCAGTTATGATGCTGGCGGAAATGTACTCACTGTGCGAGATGCGCGGGGAAATATCACCACCAATAGTTACGATCATTTCAACCAATTGATCCTGACCACGGACGCTGAAAATCAGCAGACCAAATTTGCCTACGACTGGAGCGGTAGAAAAATTCTACAGATCGACGGAAGAGCCCCTGTGGGGTGGAATGCGGACATGGCTTACGCATGGGTGAATAATTATACAGCTTTATCTCCTGGGGTGTATAACATGCCAGCGACTTCTCCTTATAGTGCAGCGTTCTTTTATGATTCGCTGGGACGTTCTGTGGCTCAAAACTTTGCCAATACGGACATTGTTTCAAGCACCTATGTCCTGGATCGCAAAACCAAAGATACCAATGCGCGTGGAAAGGCTACCACTTACACCTACGACATGGCGGGGCGGATTACCAAAAAATCCGCACCCCATTTGGCCACTGGCACGAGCACCATCACCTCGACCCTGACTTATAATCTAAACAAAGGCTATCTGACTAAAGTTGTAGATCTTACTCCCCCAGCATCTTCTTCTTATCAAGCGGAGACCGTGGAGTACCAATACGACGCCATTGGCAGAATAATTGGTGAAGAAAGCTATGGACGGCAACATACCTATGAATACGACCTGGTGGGTAACCGCTTACGCAGCCTGTTGGCCTCGTATGGTGCCACTCCACGTATCGTTACCACAACTTATGACGCATTAAATAGACCCAAAACCATTATCGATGATGTTCAGACTTCCTCCAATGCAGATGACCGACACACCACCTATGAATATGACCGCGCGGGTCGGGCCGTGAAGATGGTATCTGCCAACAACCAGGTCACCCTTAATGAGTATGACGAGAATGGCCGATTGATCCATCGCTGGTTATACCAACACGTTACCAATCTTACCTCCAGCGGTCAGTTGGCCGAATTCAACTGGAGCTATGATGAGGTCGGGAACGTAGTCAGTCAGGCAGAAACGTGGAACGCGTCTGGGACCACTCCGGCCTACACACGCACCACTGTCATGACTTATGATAATGTTTCGCGGCTCAAAACGGAAACGGCCACCGATAGCAGGTACGCCACAGCCACCACTCACTATCAATACGATGGTGCTAGCAACCGCATTAGCAAAGAAGTTGTGGTGGGCTCGGCTGGGGCAATTCCTCCCGGTGTGGAGTCTGGTTACTGGGCCTATACCTATAATGCCTCCAATCAACTTACGCAGACCCGCAAGTGGGCCGACATCAACAGCACATCCGGCACACCTCAGGAAGGTAGCACCTATACGTATGATGCCGATGGCAATCGCACGAGTCGTGTGATGGATGGCACTGCCACGCTTCTCAGCCGTACCACGAAATATATTTGGGATAGCTGGAACCGCCTGGATAACGTTGATATTCCCCAGGGGCTGAACCTGACTGGGCGAAAGGTGTACCAGTATGAATACGATTACCGCATGCGCAGAAGGAGCGTCCTGCAAAGCGGTGGCGGATTGCCCACCCTGCGCACTGCCATCGTTTTCAGTGGTGGCCTCAGCGTGGCTGAATTTGTGCGCGCTGCCAATTCGGACCTGACCAATACCTCAATTCCGGCCGTGGAGTACATGCGTGGCCCGGATATGGGCGGCGGGGTGGGTGGCCTGCTCGGCACTTCGAGAAATCCTCCCAACGGCAACCTCTATAAACTGCCCACGGTGAATGAGCCCAAGAAAGTGCGCTATAACCTGAGCAACGGCCGTGGAGACATCGTGGCGCAGAGTGATGGTGGAGGCATTCTGACCTGGTCAGCCAGCTATGAAGCCTATGGCAAACGCCCCGCTGAAGCAGGTACAAATGCCGACAAGCAGCGCGCCAATAGTAAAGATGAAGATCCTACCGGCCTGCTGAATGAGGGCTTCCGGTATCGTGACATTGAAACAGGGGTATGGCTAAGTCGCGACCCAGCAGGGTTCGTGGACGGCCCCAACCTCTATGCCTACGTGAAGCAGAACCCTTGGACGGGCTGGGATCCAGATGGACTAGCAACAGTCAGCGAGCTACAGGACAAGATTGCTGATGTTCGAAAGGCACAAGCAAATGCCCGCCCATCTAAAGTCGAAGGGAAAAAACTTGGCGGAGGATACGAACAACAAATTCGCAAGCTTGAAGCACGAATTGCCAAAATTGAAGCAACTGCGAAAAATGTTAACCAGTATTTTGATGCTATTGATGCGGTCAGGGATATACGAGGGGATGAGGGAAGAATACCGTTTCGCATAAATGCCGCTGCACTTGATGATACGGATGCAGCTCACAAAGTGTTTTTTGACACCAGTAATGCCTGGTCTGGGTTTAAAATAAATGGCGCACTAACACTCGGACCAAGTGCTTTGATGGCGGCGGCAAAAACTCCCGGAGTGCTTATGTCTCGGGCAGGAATTCCTGCGACGAGCGGAAGAGGAATTAGCAAGCACGGTGGGATTTTTTCATCAACAACGAATGAAGCTGGGGGTGAAATTTGGACATCTGTAGGCCGAATCTCTCAAAATGATGTGGCCCCGCTTGTTAATGGTGGGCTTTACAAAGGAGGTGGTCAAGTGGATATCCTCTCCGGCGCTCATGGACTACCCAGTGGTGGTTTCACAGTTGATGGAAGTATGTTCATGGATGATATTGCACGATTCGGCAACATTCCGGGTGTCTCTGTGCATAACTTCCCGCAACTCGCACCACAGCAGATTAATAATCTGCTTAAATCTCCCAATACCACGATAGGGGGGTTTTGTGACAGTGAAGCTGTTCTCTCTCCGTTTCTAAAATAA
- a CDS encoding sensor histidine kinase → MRLAEFILKRMEDILAEWEVFATTLLPAAGIMTSLALRDHAQDILDAIAKDLGTSQTRNEQSEKSKGRAVQVAGAPETAAQTHAVLRARSRFDINQLVAEYRALRASVLRLWMDAHPLAEDGVEDMIRFNEAIDQAIAESVSHFHLTIERYRNLLLGMLGHDMRNPLNAIQLTASYLATLNAGEEVSDAATQVMRSGASMQALLDDLVDFNRTNLGLELRVVTSDTDLAKVVADELEQFRAAHPGKRIELTTSPDNHGRWDGPRLQQLLRNLVANAIKYGSSDTPVRVTLRCEEADVCLEVTNNGPTIDPSDLIRIFNPLERAASQRAGGDPRDGLGLGLFIVREIAQAHGGRVEVRSEQEETTFTLHMPRYTTPS, encoded by the coding sequence ATGAGACTGGCTGAATTCATTTTAAAGCGGATGGAAGATATCCTAGCGGAGTGGGAGGTGTTCGCCACGACCTTGCTTCCGGCAGCGGGGATCATGACGTCGTTGGCTCTGCGTGATCATGCGCAGGATATTCTGGATGCCATCGCCAAGGACCTGGGCACCTCCCAGACCCGGAATGAGCAGTCGGAAAAGTCAAAGGGGCGCGCGGTTCAGGTAGCAGGCGCGCCAGAGACGGCGGCGCAAACGCACGCTGTCCTGCGGGCACGCAGCCGGTTTGATATCAACCAACTCGTCGCCGAGTATCGCGCGTTGCGGGCGAGCGTGCTGCGGCTGTGGATGGATGCCCATCCGCTCGCGGAGGATGGCGTCGAAGACATGATTCGGTTCAATGAGGCGATCGATCAGGCGATTGCTGAATCCGTGAGCCACTTTCACCTCACCATTGAGCGGTATCGCAACCTGCTGCTGGGAATGCTCGGGCACGACATGCGGAATCCGCTCAACGCCATTCAGCTCACGGCTTCATATTTGGCGACGCTGAACGCAGGTGAGGAAGTCTCGGATGCCGCTACTCAGGTCATGCGCAGCGGAGCCTCCATGCAGGCGCTCCTGGACGATTTGGTGGACTTCAACCGCACCAACCTTGGACTCGAGCTGCGAGTTGTCACCTCTGATACCGACCTCGCAAAGGTGGTGGCTGACGAGCTGGAACAGTTTCGCGCGGCCCATCCCGGCAAACGGATCGAGCTGACCACCAGCCCCGATAACCATGGGCGGTGGGATGGTCCGCGATTGCAGCAGCTCCTCCGCAACCTGGTCGCCAATGCGATCAAATATGGATCATCCGACACCCCGGTCCGCGTGACGCTTCGCTGTGAAGAGGCGGACGTTTGCCTCGAAGTCACCAATAATGGGCCGACCATAGATCCATCGGACCTCATCAGGATCTTTAACCCGCTGGAAAGAGCTGCGTCGCAACGCGCGGGCGGTGATCCGCGAGACGGGCTGGGGCTAGGACTCTTCATCGTGCGCGAAATCGCCCAAGCCCACGGCGGGCGCGTCGAGGTACGATCCGAGCAGGAAGAGACGACTTTCACCCTGCACATGCCACGCTACACGACACCATCGTAA